The Deltaproteobacteria bacterium genome contains a region encoding:
- a CDS encoding 2Fe-2S iron-sulfur cluster binding domain-containing protein has product MPKVTIYNPRGKLEAEGEVPEGRSLLQASLNLGARHGSACGGVCACSTCHVWVKKGFESLSDMEDGEADQLDRAYDVKPYSRLGCQAQLDHQDVVYQITEESEKTWYDEHPKERHEAEAAGTWPPK; this is encoded by the coding sequence ATGCCGAAGGTCACGATCTACAACCCTCGCGGGAAGCTGGAAGCGGAAGGCGAAGTCCCCGAAGGGAGGTCGCTACTCCAGGCCTCGCTGAACCTCGGCGCCAGGCACGGCTCCGCCTGCGGCGGGGTCTGCGCCTGCTCCACATGCCATGTCTGGGTGAAGAAGGGATTCGAGTCGCTCTCCGACATGGAGGACGGCGAGGCCGACCAGCTCGATCGGGCGTACGACGTGAAGCCCTACTCGCGGCTCGGCTGCCAGGCGCAGCTCGACCACCAGGACGTCGTCTACCAGATCACCGAAGAGTCCGAGAAGACGTGGTACGACGAGCACCCCAAGGAGCGCCACGAGGCGGAGGCCGCTGGAACCTGGCCCCCCAAGTGA
- the hscB gene encoding Fe-S protein assembly co-chaperone HscB: protein MSARTCWSCGGAVAASDALCPACGKVQPAPAAGTQPDRFATLGFEPSFDEPAGLDETFRALSRKLHPDRFARATPQERRYSLEQTTRLNEAYKTLKDPVRRAEHLLSLRGVQGDPKMSPEFLEQTMEDREKLLEAKMSGEPLDALAAGVREKRDRTLLDVRRLVENGGDLSRAAELLARMRYYARYLDEVEGRSVEL, encoded by the coding sequence ATGAGCGCCCGGACATGCTGGAGCTGCGGCGGGGCGGTCGCGGCGTCGGATGCTCTTTGTCCGGCCTGCGGCAAGGTGCAGCCGGCTCCCGCCGCTGGAACGCAACCTGACAGGTTCGCGACGCTCGGCTTCGAGCCCTCGTTCGACGAACCCGCGGGGCTGGACGAGACGTTCCGCGCACTCTCCCGCAAGCTGCATCCCGACCGGTTTGCCCGCGCGACGCCGCAAGAGCGCCGGTACTCGCTCGAGCAGACGACGCGTTTGAACGAAGCGTACAAGACGCTGAAGGACCCGGTGCGCCGCGCCGAGCATCTGCTCTCTCTGCGGGGAGTGCAGGGAGACCCGAAGATGTCCCCGGAGTTTCTCGAGCAGACGATGGAGGACCGCGAGAAGCTGCTGGAGGCGAAGATGTCCGGCGAGCCGCTCGACGCGCTCGCGGCCGGCGTCCGCGAGAAGCGCGACCGGACGCTGCTCGACGTCCGCCGGCTGGTGGAGAACGGCGGCGATCTTTCCCGCGCCGCGGAGCTCCTCGCGAGGATGCGCTACTACGCCCGCTATCTCGACGAGGTCGAGGGCCGCTCGGTGGAGCTCTGA
- a CDS encoding DUF255 domain-containing protein, whose translation MAAMQKWVPRLILALAVGLALPLLPALLTHSVGPGADLSGRLGLAGGVSAMTFAVLFVGGVLTSLTPCVYPLIPITVSIFGARQAEHRARSAALSAAYVAGIAAMFSALGLFAALSGKAFGTVLSSPAVVAVLAVLLVALAASMFGAYDIALPSALQQKLAGVRGTGFAGAFGMGLVAGIIAAPCTGPVLAGVLAYVATQRNALLGFWMLFTYAIGMGLIFFVLGATSLRLPRSGPWMETVKSVLGVALIAAAVALVLPLLPRPGMLPASTRSIAAVAGTLAFLGVLAGALSLSFHGESREKAMKLGAMVVLLGGIGLSFGWFGEPRSEKSFRIPWLHDEKVAVQQSRASGKPLLIDFFAEWCAACKELDVHTWMDPVVAKEVAERFVPLKIDATEETEENDSLQKKYGVPGLPTVLMMACRDERPPECAVPGEGPTRVTGFLPPPEMLERLRRVQ comes from the coding sequence ATGGCGGCGATGCAGAAGTGGGTTCCCAGGCTGATTCTCGCCTTGGCGGTCGGTCTGGCGCTCCCGCTGCTGCCGGCCCTTTTGACGCACAGCGTCGGGCCGGGGGCAGACCTGTCGGGCAGGCTGGGGCTCGCTGGCGGCGTGTCGGCAATGACGTTCGCCGTGCTGTTCGTCGGCGGCGTCCTCACGAGCCTGACGCCGTGCGTCTATCCCTTGATCCCCATCACGGTGAGCATCTTCGGGGCGCGTCAGGCGGAGCACCGCGCTCGATCCGCCGCGCTGTCCGCCGCCTACGTCGCAGGAATCGCCGCGATGTTCTCGGCACTCGGCCTCTTCGCGGCGCTTTCCGGGAAGGCGTTCGGGACCGTGCTCTCTTCCCCCGCGGTGGTCGCGGTGCTGGCGGTTCTCCTGGTGGCGCTGGCGGCGAGCATGTTCGGGGCGTACGACATCGCGCTGCCCTCGGCGTTGCAGCAGAAACTCGCCGGCGTCCGGGGAACCGGCTTCGCGGGCGCCTTCGGAATGGGGCTCGTGGCAGGGATCATCGCTGCCCCGTGCACCGGTCCAGTCCTCGCTGGCGTGCTCGCTTACGTCGCGACGCAGAGAAATGCCCTGCTCGGCTTCTGGATGCTGTTCACCTATGCCATCGGCATGGGCCTGATTTTCTTCGTGCTGGGGGCGACTTCGCTGCGCCTGCCGCGATCGGGCCCTTGGATGGAGACGGTGAAGAGCGTGCTCGGCGTCGCGTTGATTGCGGCGGCGGTAGCGCTCGTGTTGCCGCTGCTACCCCGACCCGGAATGCTCCCCGCCAGCACGCGGTCCATCGCCGCCGTCGCCGGAACGCTGGCGTTCCTGGGCGTGCTCGCGGGGGCGCTCAGCTTGTCGTTTCACGGCGAATCCCGCGAGAAGGCGATGAAGCTCGGCGCGATGGTCGTCCTCCTCGGCGGCATCGGGCTGAGCTTCGGGTGGTTCGGCGAGCCTCGCAGCGAGAAGTCCTTCCGGATCCCTTGGCTGCACGACGAGAAGGTCGCGGTGCAGCAGTCACGCGCCAGCGGCAAGCCACTTCTGATCGACTTTTTCGCCGAGTGGTGCGCAGCCTGCAAGGAGCTCGACGTGCACACCTGGATGGACCCGGTAGTCGCGAAGGAGGTCGCCGAGAGGTTCGTGCCGCTGAAGATCGACGCGACCGAGGAGACCGAAGAGAACGACTCGCTGCAGAAGAAGTACGGCGTCCCGGGGCTGCCCACGGTGCTGATGATGGCATGCCGCGACGAGCGGCCGCCGGAATGTGCGGTCCCGGGAGAGGGGCCGACGCGCGTGACGGGGTTCTTGCCACCTCCCGAGATGCTCGAGCGCCTGAGGCGCGTGCAATGA
- a CDS encoding molybdopterin molybdotransferase MoeA — protein MAGALLFFAGVQRMITPLSDALAAVRARARPLPPEEVPLTEAYGRVLAAGVQALRDQPSTDISMMDGYALRAADSGSPLCVAGEIAAGDRPWDRPLKPREAARIFTGAPLPPGADCVVMQEHCVREGLDVRVQQAPKAGQHIRRRGEELTAGIEALAAGRVLDAADLALAAACGVASVRAHRRPRVAVLCTGSELVPLGQQPGPGQIVETNSLTLAALCREAGADVLRLGIAPDSVESIAQRLRDAPADILLTTGGASVGDHDHAQDALEQLGGELIFHTVAIRPGKPVLFGTASQGRLVFGVPGNPAAATLGFELFARLAIRLLAGDRNPERPRAKALLRGTLSRVKGLTFFPRGRVTADGSQLVFEPGGQQSSMQIASWSGANAVAVIAAGEGRVEDGIEIDVLLVGPLA, from the coding sequence GTGGCCGGGGCTCTTCTGTTTTTCGCGGGTGTCCAGAGGATGATCACACCGCTCTCCGATGCGCTCGCCGCCGTGCGCGCCCGCGCACGCCCGCTGCCTCCCGAAGAGGTTCCACTTACGGAGGCCTACGGACGCGTCCTGGCGGCCGGCGTCCAGGCGCTCCGTGACCAGCCGTCGACCGACATCTCGATGATGGACGGCTACGCGCTCCGCGCGGCGGATTCCGGCAGCCCGCTGTGCGTCGCAGGCGAAATCGCCGCGGGCGATCGGCCCTGGGACCGTCCGCTGAAGCCACGCGAGGCGGCGCGTATCTTCACCGGCGCTCCGCTTCCGCCGGGCGCCGATTGCGTCGTCATGCAGGAGCACTGCGTCCGCGAAGGTCTCGACGTCCGCGTCCAGCAGGCGCCGAAGGCGGGCCAGCACATCCGCCGACGCGGCGAAGAGCTCACCGCGGGCATCGAAGCGCTTGCTGCTGGGCGCGTTCTGGATGCGGCGGATCTCGCGCTCGCCGCCGCTTGCGGCGTCGCCTCCGTCCGCGCACATCGCCGGCCGCGCGTTGCCGTGTTGTGCACCGGCAGCGAGTTGGTGCCGCTCGGCCAGCAGCCCGGACCCGGGCAGATCGTCGAAACCAACAGCCTGACCCTGGCGGCGCTCTGCCGCGAGGCCGGCGCGGACGTGCTTCGCCTAGGCATCGCGCCCGATTCCGTGGAGAGCATCGCGCAAAGATTGCGCGACGCGCCGGCGGACATCCTCCTGACCACCGGCGGGGCGTCGGTGGGCGATCACGATCACGCGCAGGATGCGCTGGAGCAGCTCGGCGGCGAGCTGATCTTCCACACCGTCGCCATCCGCCCCGGAAAGCCGGTGCTGTTCGGCACCGCTTCTCAGGGACGCCTGGTGTTCGGAGTGCCGGGGAATCCCGCGGCGGCGACGCTGGGGTTCGAGCTGTTCGCGCGCCTCGCGATCCGTCTCCTCGCCGGCGATCGGAATCCGGAGCGCCCGCGCGCGAAGGCGCTCCTGCGCGGCACGCTCTCCCGCGTCAAGGGACTCACCTTCTTTCCCCGCGGTCGGGTCACGGCGGATGGATCGCAGCTCGTATTCGAACCAGGTGGGCAGCAGAGCAGCATGCAGATCGCCTCCTGGTCGGGCGCCAATGCGGTCGCGGTGATCGCGGCCGGCGAGGGGCGCGTCGAGGACGGAATCGAGATCGACGTCCTGCTGGTCGGGCCACTAGCCTGA
- a CDS encoding IscS subfamily cysteine desulfurase: MKLPIYMDNNATTPLDPRVLEAMMPYLTTEFGNAASRSHSFGWKAEEAVDRAREQIAALIGGSEKELVFTSGATESINLALKGAAEFYKEKGNHIITVRTEHKATLDTAKRLERQGFEVNYLPTDKFGRISAQQLREAITDKTILVSVMLANNEIGTVQPIAELGEVTREKGVLFHVDAVQGIGKVPFDVEKMKVDMASISGHKIYGPKGIGALWVRRKPRVRIAPIIDGGGHERGMRSGTLNVPGIVGFGKAAELAQQLMPEETKRTYQLRKKLQDYLFSHLDHLEVNGHPTERLPGNLNVSFAYVEGEALMMAIKNVAVSSGSACTSASLEPSYVLRACGVSEDLAHTSIRFGIGRFNTEDEVDYVGKYVVEQVRRLREMSPLYEMANEGIDLSKIEWAAH, encoded by the coding sequence ATCAAGCTCCCCATCTACATGGACAACAACGCCACCACGCCGCTCGACCCGCGGGTGCTGGAGGCGATGATGCCGTACCTCACGACCGAGTTCGGCAACGCGGCCTCGCGCAGCCACTCGTTCGGGTGGAAGGCCGAAGAGGCGGTGGACCGGGCCCGCGAGCAGATCGCGGCGCTGATCGGCGGCAGCGAGAAGGAGTTGGTCTTCACCTCGGGCGCTACCGAGAGCATCAACCTGGCCCTCAAGGGTGCCGCTGAGTTCTACAAGGAAAAGGGCAATCACATCATCACCGTCCGCACCGAGCACAAGGCGACGCTGGACACCGCCAAGCGGCTCGAGCGGCAGGGTTTCGAGGTCAACTACCTGCCGACGGACAAGTTCGGCCGGATCTCCGCGCAGCAGCTGCGCGAGGCGATCACGGACAAGACCATCCTGGTCTCCGTGATGCTGGCGAACAACGAGATCGGCACGGTCCAGCCTATCGCCGAGCTCGGCGAGGTCACGAGGGAAAAGGGAGTGCTCTTCCACGTCGACGCAGTGCAGGGCATCGGCAAGGTGCCGTTCGACGTGGAGAAGATGAAGGTCGACATGGCCTCGATCTCGGGTCACAAGATCTACGGCCCCAAGGGCATCGGCGCGCTCTGGGTGCGGCGCAAGCCGCGCGTCCGCATCGCTCCGATCATCGACGGCGGCGGCCACGAGCGCGGCATGCGGAGCGGGACGCTGAACGTCCCCGGCATCGTCGGCTTCGGCAAGGCGGCAGAGCTCGCCCAGCAGCTCATGCCCGAGGAGACGAAGCGCACCTATCAGCTGCGCAAGAAGCTGCAGGACTACCTGTTCAGCCACCTGGACCACCTGGAGGTGAACGGCCACCCGACGGAGCGCCTGCCGGGCAACCTCAACGTGAGCTTCGCGTACGTGGAAGGCGAGGCGCTGATGATGGCGATCAAGAACGTAGCCGTCTCGTCGGGGTCTGCCTGCACGAGCGCCAGCCTGGAGCCAAGCTATGTGCTGCGCGCCTGCGGCGTGAGCGAGGATCTGGCGCACACTTCCATCCGCTTCGGCATCGGAAGATTCAACACGGAAGACGAGGTCGACTACGTGGGCAAGTACGTGGTCGAGCAGGTCCGGCGGCTCCGCGAGATGAGCCCCCTTTACGAGATGGCCAACGAAGGAATCGATCTTTCGAAGATCGAGTGGGCCGCCCACTGA
- the iscU gene encoding Fe-S cluster assembly scaffold IscU: MAYGDKVLEHYENPRNVGTMDKNDPNVGTGLVGAPACGDVMRLQVKISDDGKIEDAKFKTFGCGSAIASSSLVTEWVKGKSVDEAMTIKNTQIAKELALPPVKIHCSVLAEDAIKAAIADWKKKKGLTAQPQQKPAEEKRIDG, encoded by the coding sequence ATGGCATACGGCGACAAGGTCTTGGAGCACTACGAGAACCCGCGGAACGTCGGGACGATGGACAAGAACGACCCGAACGTGGGGACGGGGCTCGTCGGCGCGCCCGCCTGCGGCGACGTGATGCGGCTCCAGGTGAAGATCAGCGACGATGGCAAGATCGAGGACGCCAAGTTCAAGACCTTCGGCTGCGGCTCGGCCATCGCTTCCTCCTCGCTCGTCACCGAGTGGGTGAAGGGCAAGTCCGTCGACGAGGCGATGACCATCAAGAACACGCAGATCGCCAAGGAGCTCGCGCTGCCGCCGGTGAAGATCCACTGCTCGGTGCTGGCCGAGGACGCGATCAAGGCGGCGATCGCCGACTGGAAGAAGAAGAAGGGCTTGACCGCGCAGCCGCAGCAGAAGCCGGCCGAGGAGAAGAGGATCGATGGCTGA
- a CDS encoding MmcQ/YjbR family DNA-binding protein, translated as MARRTGVKPLAAWKRLKKYAAGKPGAWEDHPWGETVYKVAKKVFVFLGHADGGYGLSCKLPQSGEAATTMFSWAEPTGYGLGKSGWVSAHFENSEDVPVDLLEQWIDESYAAVAPKRGTPAEARAKKQSRSRRPARREAK; from the coding sequence TTGGCTCGACGAACGGGAGTGAAACCGTTGGCGGCGTGGAAGAGGCTGAAGAAGTACGCGGCGGGAAAGCCTGGCGCCTGGGAGGATCATCCCTGGGGCGAGACGGTCTACAAGGTGGCGAAGAAGGTGTTCGTGTTCCTCGGGCATGCCGACGGCGGGTACGGACTGTCCTGCAAGTTGCCGCAGTCGGGTGAGGCGGCGACCACGATGTTCTCGTGGGCGGAGCCCACGGGCTACGGACTCGGCAAGTCCGGCTGGGTGAGCGCGCACTTCGAGAACAGCGAGGACGTGCCCGTCGATCTGCTCGAGCAGTGGATCGACGAGAGCTACGCGGCGGTGGCGCCGAAGCGTGGAACGCCCGCCGAAGCGCGAGCGAAGAAGCAATCCCGTTCGCGTCGGCCGGCTCGGCGCGAAGCGAAGTAA
- the hscA gene encoding Fe-S protein assembly chaperone HscA: MALFQISEPGESHAKEACTTGAVGIDLGTTNSLIAIVLGDGKPHALAIDEGSTLLPSAVHYGSGGGPGSVVVGGAARRLAAEFPRDTVVSVKRFMGRSSADPETRRLSPYRFAEGESGVVRFVVDGGRVVNPVEVSAEILRALRTRAEERLGIKVHQAVITVPAYFDDAQRQATKEAGRLAGLEVLRLLNEPTAAALAYGLDKRSEGKFAVYDLGGGTFDISILQLQAGVFEVKAVGGDSALGGDDFDRALAEILLGNQPRTPHKIREAIDAAKQAKEDLTRVEVTEAMGKRVTQSQLESAIRPLIEKTGGPSRRALRDAGVPEGKGLDGVILVGGSTRVPAVRRYVRELFGMEPLADIDPDEVVALGAAVQADLLTAESPQHDVLLLDVTPLSLGLETMGGLVEKLILRNTTIPVRATQEFTTFADGQSGMDIHVLQGERELVPDNRSLAKFTLSGIPPLPAGLARVAVTFQVDADGILSVTAREQLTGVSQTITVKPSHGLTDEEIERMLLASIEHAEQDVQARLLIDNRVEAQRILKATEKQLESNGDLLAPEERRQIEAQMAAVQKAALGTDHNAIHSEVEKLDQVSADFAKRVMDRGIERALKGHSVGEFDQGELSPHAQKAYSALRDAEETTD, from the coding sequence ATGGCCCTCTTCCAGATCAGCGAGCCGGGAGAAAGCCACGCCAAGGAAGCCTGCACCACCGGCGCCGTCGGGATCGATCTCGGCACCACCAACTCCCTCATCGCCATCGTGCTCGGCGACGGGAAGCCGCACGCGCTCGCCATCGACGAAGGAAGCACGCTGTTGCCGTCGGCGGTCCATTACGGATCGGGAGGCGGTCCCGGTTCCGTGGTCGTGGGCGGTGCTGCACGGAGGCTGGCTGCGGAGTTCCCGCGCGACACCGTGGTCTCCGTGAAGCGGTTCATGGGGCGATCGTCGGCCGATCCGGAGACGCGGCGCCTGAGCCCGTACCGGTTCGCGGAAGGCGAGTCCGGCGTCGTCCGCTTCGTGGTCGACGGCGGCCGGGTGGTGAATCCCGTCGAAGTCTCCGCCGAGATCCTGCGGGCACTGCGGACCCGGGCCGAGGAGCGGCTCGGGATCAAGGTCCACCAGGCGGTGATCACCGTTCCGGCCTACTTCGACGACGCGCAGCGGCAGGCAACGAAGGAGGCGGGGCGGCTCGCCGGGCTGGAAGTGCTCCGGCTGCTCAACGAGCCTACCGCCGCCGCGCTCGCGTACGGCCTCGACAAGCGTTCCGAAGGAAAGTTCGCCGTCTACGATCTCGGCGGTGGCACGTTCGACATCTCCATCCTCCAGCTGCAGGCGGGCGTGTTCGAGGTCAAGGCGGTGGGCGGCGATTCCGCGCTGGGCGGCGACGACTTCGATCGCGCGCTTGCGGAGATTCTGCTCGGCAATCAACCGCGCACTCCGCACAAGATCCGCGAGGCCATCGACGCCGCCAAGCAGGCGAAGGAAGACCTCACCCGGGTCGAGGTTACCGAGGCCATGGGCAAGCGCGTGACCCAATCGCAGCTCGAGTCCGCCATCCGTCCGCTGATCGAGAAGACCGGCGGGCCGTCCCGCAGGGCATTGCGCGACGCGGGCGTGCCGGAAGGCAAGGGGCTCGACGGCGTCATCCTCGTCGGTGGATCCACGCGGGTGCCGGCCGTGCGCCGCTACGTGCGCGAGCTGTTCGGGATGGAGCCGCTGGCGGACATCGATCCCGACGAGGTGGTGGCGCTCGGCGCGGCGGTGCAGGCCGACCTGTTGACGGCGGAGTCGCCGCAGCACGACGTGCTGCTCCTCGACGTCACTCCGCTCTCCCTCGGTCTGGAGACCATGGGCGGCCTGGTGGAGAAGCTGATCCTGCGCAACACGACCATCCCGGTGCGCGCGACGCAGGAATTCACCACCTTCGCCGACGGCCAGAGCGGGATGGACATCCACGTGCTGCAGGGGGAGCGCGAGTTGGTGCCGGACAACCGATCGCTGGCGAAGTTCACCCTTTCCGGCATTCCTCCCCTGCCCGCCGGCCTTGCCCGCGTCGCCGTCACGTTCCAGGTGGATGCGGACGGGATCCTCTCCGTGACCGCGCGCGAGCAGCTCACCGGGGTCTCGCAGACCATCACCGTGAAGCCGTCGCACGGCCTGACGGACGAGGAGATCGAGCGGATGCTGCTGGCCTCCATCGAGCATGCCGAGCAGGACGTGCAGGCGCGCCTCTTGATCGACAACCGCGTCGAGGCGCAGCGGATCCTCAAGGCCACCGAGAAGCAGCTGGAATCGAACGGCGACCTGCTCGCACCCGAGGAGCGCCGCCAGATCGAGGCGCAGATGGCGGCCGTGCAGAAGGCGGCGCTGGGAACGGATCACAACGCCATCCATTCCGAGGTCGAGAAGCTCGATCAGGTCAGCGCGGACTTCGCCAAGCGCGTGATGGATCGCGGGATCGAGCGCGCTCTGAAGGGGCATTCGGTGGGCGAGTTCGATCAGGGCGAGCTCTCGCCGCATGCGCAGAAGGCGTACTCCGCGCTGCGGGATGCGGAGGAAACGACGGACTGA
- a CDS encoding response regulator, protein MSYLYARRSVKRQGRRTGHRVLIVDDEEGFRDGVADLLGMEGYEVSVARDAVEAVRVLPEFRPEVILLDLRMPHLDGEGFLRGMGGLPASKRVPVVLISAKEDLQQIALRTGAAGYLSKPFEAPQLLSLLEKVLS, encoded by the coding sequence ATGTCGTACCTGTATGCAAGGAGGAGCGTGAAAAGGCAGGGTCGAAGGACTGGGCATCGCGTCCTCATCGTGGATGACGAAGAGGGCTTCCGAGACGGCGTTGCCGATCTGCTCGGCATGGAGGGCTACGAGGTCTCCGTCGCTCGCGATGCCGTGGAAGCCGTTCGCGTGTTGCCCGAGTTCCGGCCGGAAGTGATCCTGCTCGACCTGCGCATGCCTCATCTCGACGGCGAGGGTTTCCTCCGCGGCATGGGTGGACTGCCCGCGAGCAAGCGCGTTCCGGTCGTGCTGATCTCCGCGAAGGAGGATCTGCAGCAGATTGCGCTCCGCACCGGCGCGGCGGGATACCTGAGCAAGCCCTTCGAGGCGCCCCAGCTTCTCTCGCTGCTGGAAAAAGTCCTCTCCTGA
- a CDS encoding iron-sulfur cluster assembly accessory protein, whose amino-acid sequence MAELHVNVTPRAAQQIKAQLARRTQTNPKSGVRLGVKGGGCSGMSYVIEYCDQPRPKDQLFEVDGAKIYVDPKSLVYLNGTTFDFVDTFQQKGFKFVNPQVKSECGCGESFTV is encoded by the coding sequence ATGGCTGAGCTGCACGTCAACGTCACGCCTCGCGCAGCTCAGCAGATCAAGGCGCAGCTGGCGCGCCGGACGCAGACGAACCCCAAGAGCGGGGTCCGCCTGGGCGTAAAGGGCGGCGGCTGCTCGGGCATGAGCTACGTGATCGAGTACTGCGATCAGCCGCGGCCGAAGGACCAGCTGTTCGAGGTGGACGGCGCGAAGATCTACGTCGATCCGAAGAGCCTCGTCTATCTGAACGGCACCACTTTCGACTTCGTCGACACCTTCCAGCAGAAGGGCTTCAAGTTCGTGAACCCGCAGGTGAAGTCCGAATGCGGGTGCGGCGAGTCCTTCACGGTCTAG